One region of Clostridiales bacterium genomic DNA includes:
- a CDS encoding ATP-binding protein: MKLTQIDILKYKSIKEKMSIIIDNDRIVTLIGKNGSGKTNVLEAIKYALSRNRFYGSDKIECDIKYHIELDDGEIDNYFEHIQAEQKTKEIIVEFNGSYPEIRSVQAPIIEYDASCFKVRLESVVNDFSIAAQKYLKALKTIESSDSYFGEYLDL; the protein is encoded by the coding sequence ATGAAACTTACACAAATTGATATATTAAAATACAAGTCAATCAAGGAAAAGATGTCTATCATCATAGATAATGATAGGATTGTAACACTGATAGGCAAGAATGGCAGCGGTAAGACAAATGTTTTGGAAGCGATAAAATATGCCTTATCAAGGAATCGATTTTATGGAAGTGATAAAATTGAATGCGATATTAAATATCATATTGAACTCGATGATGGCGAAATAGATAATTATTTTGAACATATTCAGGCTGAGCAAAAGACAAAAGAAATAATAGTTGAATTTAACGGTAGTTATCCGGAAATTCGATCAGTACAAGCTCCAATAATTGAATATGATGCTAGCTGTTTTAAGGTTAGATTGGAATCAGTGGTGAATGATTTTAGCATTGCAGCCCAAAAATATTTAAAAGCGTTGAAAACAATAGAATCATCTGATAGTTACTTTGGGGAATACTTGGATTTATAG
- a CDS encoding AAA family ATPase, whose translation MEEDNKGRIFQLKKYHIDNIENDIKHQIKHMQDYITHLFNNGRIILNQHDHPYSLNHMLWKIHFYRIPIDEKIKISPIVASSLGITKKKLDSANEKLNNKLAEINQILENEYQEIQILLDEFEKIKKEMTAIFDAKIDAHYSREEYINEQFQSIVDKMRNVVFNNCYFLDNENSLLFFHSNDREYRRDYINEQYLNSRNPIIEAFDTFLHNSGVLNLDLSFTQKDKLTEQQIKKSIRALNTEFLPGIVPNFDDSEIVKFSVDYNNGNFSLYVHEKNGDTVSLSNTSLGRRWYLTYQFVKALLKPGDMLFIDEPATFLHPQAQVEFKQELNKLSKDGVYIFYSTHSPYMIPEDWGQVYNVVMTEHGTEIFKFDSGDDLCKTIKEELGATNAANILFNLEKTVLLVEGVADMACIEKFAEVLKYNISEYKILPCNGSPILDVTYLCIQQGIKFKALLDLDNKSKPQKWLNKKYGYNEYLKIFETNKNCVFTLPIRNQKSLEDCFHENDNIRYFFDYIWQDKSGVQHVERKINKNKIKKATKFEDETKNNFEQLFKDLRIPKLDDVNS comes from the coding sequence GTGGAGGAAGATAACAAAGGACGAATTTTTCAATTGAAAAAATACCATATTGATAATATTGAAAACGATATTAAACATCAAATAAAACACATGCAGGACTATATCACCCATCTTTTCAATAATGGTAGAATTATATTAAATCAACATGATCATCCTTATTCTTTAAATCATATGTTATGGAAAATCCATTTTTATAGAATACCAATTGATGAGAAAATTAAGATTAGCCCGATAGTAGCAAGTAGTTTGGGAATTACGAAAAAGAAGCTTGATAGTGCTAATGAAAAGTTAAACAATAAGTTAGCTGAAATTAATCAAATACTAGAAAATGAGTATCAAGAAATACAAATACTGCTTGATGAGTTTGAAAAAATAAAGAAAGAAATGACAGCTATATTTGATGCAAAAATAGACGCGCATTATAGTCGAGAAGAGTATATTAACGAACAGTTTCAGTCTATTGTCGATAAGATGAGGAATGTTGTATTTAATAATTGTTATTTCTTAGATAATGAAAATTCTTTACTATTCTTCCATTCTAATGATAGAGAGTATAGAAGGGATTACATAAATGAGCAGTATTTAAATTCACGAAATCCCATTATTGAGGCATTTGATACATTTTTACATAATAGTGGAGTGCTAAATTTGGATTTAAGCTTTACACAAAAAGATAAGTTAACCGAACAACAAATAAAGAAATCAATAAGAGCGCTTAATACTGAATTCTTACCCGGTATTGTGCCGAATTTTGATGACTCAGAAATCGTAAAGTTTTCAGTTGATTATAATAACGGCAATTTTAGTCTGTATGTCCATGAAAAGAATGGGGATACAGTCTCTTTGTCTAATACAAGCTTAGGACGGAGATGGTATCTTACATATCAATTTGTTAAAGCGTTGCTAAAGCCGGGGGATATGTTGTTTATTGATGAGCCTGCGACATTTTTACATCCTCAAGCACAAGTTGAATTCAAACAGGAACTAAATAAGTTATCAAAGGATGGGGTTTACATTTTCTATTCTACGCATAGTCCCTATATGATTCCCGAGGATTGGGGACAAGTGTATAATGTAGTAATGACTGAGCATGGTACAGAAATATTCAAGTTTGACTCAGGTGATGATTTGTGCAAAACTATAAAAGAGGAATTGGGCGCAACAAATGCGGCGAACATCTTATTTAATTTAGAAAAAACGGTGCTGTTGGTAGAGGGCGTTGCAGATATGGCATGTATTGAAAAATTCGCAGAGGTGCTAAAATATAATATAAGCGAATATAAAATACTTCCATGTAATGGTTCTCCAATTCTTGATGTGACATACTTGTGTATTCAGCAGGGTATAAAATTTAAGGCATTATTGGATTTGGATAATAAGAGCAAACCACAAAAATGGTTAAATAAAAAGTATGGCTATAATGAGTATTTAAAGATTTTTGAAACTAATAAAAATTGTGTCTTTACGCTGCCCATTAGAAACCAAAAAAGTTTGGAAGACTGCTTTCATGAAAATGATAATATAAGGTATTTCTTTGATTATATATGGCAAGATAAAAGTGGCGTTCAGCATGTTGAACGAAAAATTAATAAAAACAAAATCAAAAAAGCTACG